From Coccinella septempunctata chromosome 4, icCocSept1.1, whole genome shotgun sequence, a single genomic window includes:
- the LOC123312086 gene encoding transcriptional adapter 2-alpha-like isoform X1 has product MSHAQIDLTEEDAADLQFPKEENPTSKISNFKNNSESIKFLTSEYKTSCSNCLNDLIAPYFFCVQCRIPICSHCFCNGAEFSVHKNDHDYQILKDSFILFENSDWTAKEEVTMLKALLRYGNWNSVANELPKRNVKEIKEHYDYFYLKRKGSKLLPKIEETQSAVFPEPIVPYRLKINNTEEPPRFQPNTNGYSALAGYNPARSDFECEYDGNAEDLLSNLKPIDESDPHYELLTKMQCAVIQCYNRRLRERQRWKAIMRKHGLILIRKCMSWLSRYDVTITKPVYMRLIRFMQLCEPEHFEFFMEGLHRVGELKLHISRLCDFRSKGITTLGGAQLYLKLKNQHEEYKKDLKLFQKQSKYNWKQVPQIIPAASDMFVNKRRPTFAPLDILGMPGYEKLSIKERDLCSNVRLAPTLYFELKNLLVSENKKMGHLKLQTARRLLKIDVNKTRKLYDFLVEEGFISKP; this is encoded by the exons ATGTCTCACGCCCAGATTGATCTCACTGAGGAAGATGCTGCCGATTTGCAATTCCCTAAAG AGGAGAACCCCACatcaaaaatatcgaattttaaaaataattctgAATCGATAAAATTTCTAACGAGTGAATATAAAACGTCTTGCTCTAACTGTCTAAACGATTTGATTGCGCCTTATTTCTTTTGCGTACAGTGTAGAATCCCTATTTGCTCCCATTGTTTCTGTAATGGTGCTGAATTCTCTGTTCATAAAAATGATCACGACTACCAAATTCTGAAGGATAGTTTTATATTGTTTGAGAATTCCGATTGGACAGCAAAAGAAGAAGTGACTATGTTGAAAGCACTGTTGAG GTATGGAAATTGGAATTCAGTAGCCAATGAATTACCTAAAAGAAATGTGAAAGAAATTAAAGAACATTATGATTATTTTTACCTCAAAAGAAAGGGGTCAAAGCTTCTTCCGAAAATTGAAGAAACACAAAGTGCTGTGTTCCCAGAACCAATAGTGCCTTATAggttgaaaataaataatactgAAGAACCTCCACGGTTCCAACCTAACACTAATGGATATAGTGCATTGGCTGGCTACAATCCAGCTCGATCAGACTTTGAATGCGAATATGATGGGAATGCCGAGGATTTGCTGTCCAATCTGAAGCCTATAGACGAATCTGATCCGCATTATGAGTTACTGACAAAAATGCAGTGTGCTGTTATTCAGTGCTACAATAGGCGATTAAGGGAACGGCAAAGATGGAAAGCCATCATGAGAAAACATGGATTAATTTTAATTCGTAAATGTATGAGTTGGCTCAGTAGATATGATGTAACAATCACAAAACCTGTATACATGAGACTAATCAGATTTATGCAACTATGTGAACCTGAACATTTTGAGTTTTTCATGGAAGGATTACACAGGGTGGGTGAACTGAAATTGCATATCTCAAG ACTTTGTGATTTTCGTTCAAAGGGAATCACAACTTTGGGAGGTGCCCAACTGTATCTAAAACTGAAAAACCAACATGAAGAATACAAAAAAGACCTTAAACTCTTTCAAAAACAGAGTAAATATAATTGGAAACAAGTACCACAAATTATTCCAGCAGCATCTGATATGTTTGTGAATAAAAGAAGACCTACATTTGCACCGTTAGATATCCTAGGAATGCCTGGATATGAAAAATTGTCCATAAAAGAAAGAGATCTCTGTTCGAATGTTAGATTGGCACCTAcattatattttgaattgaaaaacctATTAGTTTCTGAGAATAAGAAGATGGGTCACCTGAAGTTGCAGACAGCTAGAAGATTATTGAAAATCGATGTCAATAAAACAAGAAAGCTATATGATTTCTTAGTGGAGGAAGGCTTCATCAGCAAACCATAA
- the LOC123312086 gene encoding DNA-directed RNA polymerase II subunit Rpb4-like isoform X2, producing MSHAQIDLTEEDAADLQFPKEFENAETLLISEVHMLLEHRKAQNESAEEEQEFSDVFMKTLTYTNRFRKFKNKETISAVRNLLMQKKLHKFELAAIANLCPESTEEAKSLIPSLEGRFEDEELQAVLDDIRTKRSLQY from the exons ATGTCTCACGCCCAGATTGATCTCACTGAGGAAGATGCTGCCGATTTGCAATTCCCTAAAG AATTTGAGAATGCAGAAACTCTTCTTATTTCTGAGGTACACATGTTACTAGAGCACAGGAAGGCCCAAAATGAGTCAGCTGAGGAGGAACAAGAATTCTCAGATGTATTTATGAAGACTTTAACTTACACAAATCGTTTCAGAAAGTTCAAGAATAAAGAAACTATATCAGCAGTTCGTAA cctcttGATGCAGAAGAAACTTCACAAATTTGAATTGGCTGCTATAGCTAACTTATGTCCCGAAAGTACAGAGGAAGCTAAGTCTCTTATTCCATCATTGGAAGGAAGATTTGAGGATGAAGAACTGCAAGCTGTTTTAGATGACATAAGAACAAAACGAAGTTTACAATATTAA
- the LOC123312490 gene encoding neuropeptide-like protein 31, protein MFKYILLIALVLATSNAGIIGSIGIDSYHGGYGSYGGYGKYGGYGNYGGYGKYGGYGNYGGYGKYGGYGNYGGYGGYGSHDYGYGDSYSI, encoded by the exons atgttcaaatac ATCCTTTTAATTGCACTCGTTCTTGCAACTTCCAACGCGGGAATAATTGGATCAATAGGAATAGATAGCTACCACGGAGGCTATGGAAGTTATGGAGGCTATGGAAAATATGGAGGCTATGGAAATTATGGAGGCTATGGAAAATATGGCGGCTATGGAAATTATGGAGGCTATGGAAAATATGGCGGCTATGGAAATTATGGAGGCTATGGTGGTTATGGCAGCCATGATTATGGTTATGGGGATAGTTATAGTATATAG
- the LOC123312485 gene encoding cuticle protein 7-like, giving the protein MISKVISVLAIAACTNAVIYPATSYSNVYNTGIHGAYPAPISAGLVAPYAGYGNNVYGYGKNPIYENDYATYPKYQYEYGVNDPHTGDHKTQHEIRDGDLVKGSYSVADPDGTLRTVHYTADDHNGFNAVVERQGHAVHPAVYGKAAYGAYAPYGGYSGYGAHGSYGYY; this is encoded by the exons ATGATCTCTAAG GTTATTAGTGTTCTAGCTATTGCTGCATGCACAAATGCTGTGATTTATCCAGCAACCAGCTATAGCAACGTTTATAATACAGGAATACATGGAGCATATCCAGCGCCCATTTCTGCAGGATTGGTTGCGCCTTACGCAGGATATGGTAACAACGTTTATGGTTACGGAAAAAACCCCATCTATGAAAACGATTATGCT ACATATCCCAAGTACCAATACGAATATGGAGTGAACGATCCACACACTGGAGACCACAAAACTCAGCATGAAATCAGGGATGGAGATTTGGTCAAAGGATCGTACTCAGTTGCTGATCCCGATGGTACCTTAAGAACTGTCCACTACACAGCTGACGACCATAACGGATTCAACGCTGTAGTAGAGAGACAAGGACACGCTGTACATCCTGCTGTTTATGGCAAAGCAGCATATGGTGCTTATGCTCCTTATGGTGGCTACTCAGGCTACGGCGCCCACGGAAGCTACGGCTACTATTGA
- the LOC123312483 gene encoding cuticle protein 19-like: MVCIPLINQSVFRESTVKTRKMFSKISLLCLVACASAVPIFEPSAQSYSTQTKHTTIHTGAAILGHLAPVAAVHVPVHAVHAPASSYSTVSFGHSSVQAAPALAHSAPVYHYSPVYHTVPVVHSAQLIHAVSNEKQNEEEHYAPAHYQYKYGVEDHHTGDIKSQEESRDGDVVKGSYSLHEADGTIRTVKYSADKNGFNADVQKSGHAVESHAAPTHTLLHF; this comes from the exons ATGGTATGCATTCCTCTTATCAATCAGTCAGTTTTTCGTGAATCAACTGTGAAGACCAGAAAAATGTTCAGCAAA atatCCCTGTTATGCTTGGTGGCATGTGCCTCTGCAGTACCAATTTTCGAACCATCAGCTCAGTCGTACTCCACCCAAACTAAACACACTACAATTCACACTGGTGCTGCCATCCTTGGTCACTTAGCTCCTGTTGCCGCTGTTCATGTTCCTGTACATGCTGTGCATGCTCCAGCTAGTTCCTACTCCACTGTCTCCTTTGGACACTCTTCAGTACAAGCTGCTCCTGCTTTAGCTCACTCTGCTCCAGTTTATCATTATTCCCCAGTTTACCATACTGTGCCAGTGGTACACTCTGCTCAGCTCATCCATGCCGTTTCTAACGAAAAACAGAATGAAGAAGAACACTAT gcCCCAGCTCACTACCAATACAAATATGGAGTTGAAGATCATCACACTGGTGACATCAAATCCCAGGAAGAATCTCGTGATGGTGATGTAGTAAAGGGTTCCTACTCTCTTCACGAAGCTGACGGTACCATCAGGACTGTGAAATACTCAGCCGACAAAAATGGATTCAATGCTGACGTACAAAAGTCAGGACACGCTGTTGAAAGTCATGCAGCTCCAACTCACACACTTCTTCATTTTTAG
- the LOC123310775 gene encoding cuticle protein 8-like: MISKISILCLVACAAAVPIFEPAAQSYSTQTKHTTVHHGSALVSHLAPVAAIHAPANSYSSVTFGHSAVQAAPVYAYSAPVYHAAPVVHALPVVHSAPVVHTAVHAVPVLRHIEEDNSAPAHYQYKYGVEDHHTGDIKSQEESRDGDVVKGSYSLHEADGTIRTVKYSADKNGFNADVQKSGHATVSHVQAPSHILLHH; the protein is encoded by the exons ATGATCAGCAAA atctCTATCCTATGCTTGGTTGCATGTGCAGCAGCTGTTCCAATATTCGAACCTGCAGCTCAGTCATACTCCACTCAAACTAAGCATACCACAGTGCACCACGGATCAGCACTTGTGAGCCATTTGGCTCCAGTTGCTGCAATTCATGCTCCAGCTAATTCCTATTCTTCTGTCACCTTTGGACACTCTGCTGTTCAGGCTGCCCCAGTCTATGCCTACTCTGCCCCAGTATACCACGCCGCTCCAGTTGTACATGCTCTTCCAGTTGTACACTCTGCTCCCGTAGTACATACCGCAGTCCATGCTGTTCCTGTTTTGAGGCACATCGAAGAAGACAACTCC GCTCCAGCTCACTACCAATACAAATATGGAGTTGAAGACCACCACACTGGTGACATCAAATCCCAAGAAGAATCCCGTGATGGTGACGTAGTCAAGGGTTCCTACTCTCTCCACGAAGCTGACGGTACCATTAGGACTGTGAAATACTCAGCCGACAAAAATGGATTCAACGCAGACGTACAAAAGTCAGGACATGCTACTGTCAGTCACGTACAGGCACCTAGTCATATTCTTTTGCATCATTAG
- the LOC123310776 gene encoding uncharacterized protein LOC123310776: MISKISILCLVACAAAVPIFEPAAQSYSTETKHTTVHHGSALVSHLAPVAAIHAPANSYSSVTFGHSAVQAAPAYAYSAPVYHAAPVVHAVPVVHSAPVVHTSVHAVPVLRHVEEDNSAPAHYQYKYGVEDHHTGDIKSQEESRDGDVVKGSYSLHEADGTIRTVNYSADKNGFNADVQKSGHATISHISFLVFVACATAIQVYEPSAQSYSSQTKHTTVHSGATLVSHLAPVAAVHVPVHAVHAPASSYSTVSFGHSSVQAAPAIAHSAPVYHYSPVYHSVPVVHSAQLIHAVSNEKQNEEEHYAPAHYQYKYGVEDHHTGDIKSQEESRDGDVVKGSYSLHEADGTIRTVKYSADKNGFNADISILCLVACAAAVPIFEPAAQSYSTQTKHTTVHHGSALVSHLAPVAAIHAPANSYSSVTFGHSAVQAAPAYAYSAPVYHAAPVVHAVPVVHSAPVVHTAVHAVPVLRHIEEDNYAPAHYQYKYGVEDHHTGDIKSQEESRDGDVVKGSYSLHEADGTIRTVKYTADKNGFNADVQKSGHAVVSHVAPSHAIYTSLLHH, encoded by the exons ATGATCAGCAAA ATCTCCATCCTCTGCTTGGTAGCATGTGCAGCAGCTGTTCCAATCTTCGAACCTGCAGCTCAATCATACTCCACTGAAACTAAGCACACCACAGTGCACCACGGATCAGCACTTGTGAGTCATTTGGCTCCTGTTGCTGCAATTCATGCTCCAGCTAATTCCTATTCTTCTGTCACCTTTGGACACTCTGCTGTACAAGCTGCCCCAGCCTATGCCTACTCTGCCCCAGTTTACCACGCCGCTCCAGTTGTACATGCTGTTCCAGTGGTACACTCTGCTCCAGTGGTACATACCTCAGTCCATGCTGTTCCTGTTTTGAGGCACGTCGAAGAAGACAACTCC GCTCCAGCTCACTACCAATACAAATATGGAGTTGAAGACCACCACACTGGTGACATCAAATCCCAAGAAGAATCTCGTGATGGTGACGTAGTCAAGGGTTCCTACTCTCTCCACGAAGCTGACGGTACCATCAGGACTGTGAACTACTCAGCTGACAAGAATGGATTCAACGCAGACGTACAAAAGTCAGGACATGCTACTATCAGTCAC ATTTCTTTCCTTGTCTTCGTGGCATGCGCTACTGCAATTCAAGTTTATGAACCATCAGCTCAATCATATTCTTCTCAAACCAAACACACCACAGTACACAGTGGTGCCACTCTTGTCAGTCACTTAGCTCCTGTTGCCGCTGTTCATGTTCCTGTACATGCTGTGCATGCTCCAGCTAGTTCCTACTCCACTGTCTCCTTTGGACACTCTTCAGTACAAGCTGCTCCTGCTATAGCTCACTCTGCTCCAGTTTATCATTATTCCCCAGTTTACCATAGTGTGCCAGTAGTACACTCTGCTCAGCTCATCCATGCCGTTTCTAACGAAAAACAGAATGAAGAAGAACACTAT gcCCCAGCTCACTACCAATACAAATATGGAGTTGAAGACCACCACACTGGTGACATCAAATCCCAGGAAGAATCTCGTGATGGTGACGTAGTAAAGGGTTCCTACTCTCTCCACGAAGCTGACGGTACCATCAGGACTGTGAAATACTCAGCCGACAAAAATGGATTCAATGCTGAC ATCTCCATCCTATGCTTGGTAGCATGTGCTGCAGCTGTCCCAATCTTCGAACCTGCAGCTCAGTCATACTCCACTCAAACTAAGCATACCACAGTGCACCACGGATCAGCACTCGTGAGTCATTTGGCTCCTGTTGCTGCAATTCATGCTCCAGCTAATTCCTATTCTTCTGTCACCTTTGGACACTCTGCTGTACAAGCTGCCCCAGCCTATGCCTACTCTGCCCCTGTATACCACGCCGCTCCAGTTGTACATGCTGTTCCAGTTGTACACTCTGCTCCCGTAGTACATACCGCAGTCCATGCTGTTCCTGTTTTGAGGCACATCGAAGAAGACAACTAC GCTCCAGCTCATTACCAATACAAATATGGAGTTGAAGACCACCACACTGGTGACATCAAATCCCAAGAAGAATCTCGTGATGGTGACGTAGTCAAGGGTTCCTACTCTCTCCACGAAGCTGACGGTACCATCAGGACTGTGAAATACACAGCTGACAAAAATGGATTCAATGCTGACGTACAAAAGTCTGGACATGCTGTTGTTAGTCATGTGGCTCCATCTCACGCTATCTACACTTCCTTGTTGCATCATTGA
- the LOC123310779 gene encoding cuticle protein 8-like — MIGKVSFLLFLSCAAAVPLFEASAQSYSTQTKHTTVHTGAALVSHVAPVTAIQAPANSYSTVTFGHSAVHAAPAIAYSAPVVHHAQVYQSAPIVHAAPLVHTAPIVHTAPLVHTAPIVHSAPLLHTAVHSVPVVKYEQEQYAPANYQYKYGVEDHHTGDIKSHEESREGDLVKGSYSLHEADGTIRTVRYTADKNGFNADVQKSGHAVVSHAVPTNTLVGVLHH, encoded by the exons ATGATTGGAAAA GTATCGTTCCTCCTTTTCTTATCCTGTGCTGCAGCAGTTCCTCTTTTTGAGGCTTCAGCTCAATCATACTCCACACAAACAAAACACACAACAGTTCACACCGGGGCTGCTTTAGTCAGTCATGTAGCTCCTGTGACTGCAATTCAAGCTCCAGCCAACTCCTACTCTACAGTTACTTTTGGACACTCTGCTGTGCATGCTGCTCCAGCCATAGCATACTCTGCTCCAGTTGTGCATCACGCTCAAGTTTACCAATCTGCTCCAATCGTTCATGCTGCTCCTCTAGTCCACACTGCCCCTATTGTCCATACTGCTCCTCTAGTCCATACTGCTCCTATTGTCCACTCTGCTCCTCTCCTCCACACAGCCGTCCATTCCGTTCCAGTAGTCAAATACGAACAGGAACAATAT GCTCCAGCCAATTACCAATACAAATATGGAGTTGAGGACCACCACACCGGTGACATCAAGTCTCATGAAGAATCTCGTGAAGGTGACCTAGTCAAGGGTTCCTACTCCCTCCACGAAGCTGATGGTACCATCAGGACGGTACGTTACACCGCTGATAAGAACGGTTTCAACGCTGATGTGCAAAAATCCGGACATGCTGTAGTCAGTCATGCTGTTCCAACTAATACTTTAGTTGGTGTATTGCACCATTGA
- the LOC123312484 gene encoding uncharacterized protein LOC123312484, translating into MLFRLTVICYVVLRVRGGYLSQILSNEKKLETSFATAHVQNTHQIPYQTEGHHGDSQNGASQYGTSFPGGSSYAYQEHPQGSRNDYNNDYEQSFQHYLDNSGIHDNPDYRFKYGVEDEKTGDRKTQYEVRENGVVKGSYSLVEPDGSIRTVEYVADPIHGFRAVVHKTGEKPVSYGD; encoded by the exons ATGTTGTTCAGG ttGACTGTGATATGCTATGTGGTTCTCCGTGTTAGAGGAGGCTACTTGAGCCAGATTCTCAGCAACGAGAAGAAGTTAGAAACGTCTTTCGCCACTGCTCACGTGCAAAATACTCATCAGATTCCATATCAAACTGAAGGACACCACGGTGACTCTCAAAATGGTGCATCTCAGTATGGCACATCCTTTCCAGGAGGAAGTTCCTACGCCTATCAGGAACATCCTCAGGGTTCAAGAAATGACTATAATAACGATTACGAGCAGAGCTTCCAACATTACCTAGATAACTCTGGAATTCAC GATAACCCGGATTATAGATTCAAGTATGGCGTTGAAGATGAAAAAACTGGGGACAGAAAAACACAGTACGAAGTGAGAGAAAACGGCGTAGTTAAAGGTTCATATTCCCTCGTCGAACCAGATGGTTCCATTCGTACAGTGGAGTACGTGGCAGATCCAATTCACGGGTTCAGAGCTGTTGTTCATAAAACAGGGGAGAAGCCAGTGTCTTACGGTGACTGA